The following are from one region of the Ignavibacteriota bacterium genome:
- a CDS encoding inorganic phosphate transporter, whose product MHEVVIIIILVLIFDFINGFHDAANSIATVVSTRVLSPQVAVVWAAFFNFIAFLVLGLHIANTVAKGIVRPEVVDLVVIGSGLIASIGWNLLTWWWGIPSSSSHTLVGGFVGAAIAKAGIGSIFLPEVIKIIAFIFIAPLVGIVTSVFFSIITLHLCKNMNPYSVDKYFRKLQLISSAAYSLGHGSNDAQKMMGIIFVALVSTGHLNVHDEIPLWIVLSCYAAIALGTLSGGWRIVKTMGQKITKLHPFEGFSAETAGAVTLFGTALAGIPVSTTHTITGSIIGAGITKRLSAVRWKVTYKLIWAWVLTIPVSAVLAMIIYEIAVYFLQ is encoded by the coding sequence ATGCATGAAGTTGTTATCATAATTATTTTAGTGTTAATATTCGATTTCATTAACGGATTTCACGATGCTGCTAATTCAATTGCTACTGTAGTATCAACACGGGTGCTATCACCGCAGGTTGCAGTTGTCTGGGCTGCATTTTTTAACTTCATCGCTTTTTTAGTTCTGGGATTGCACATAGCAAATACAGTTGCAAAAGGAATTGTCAGACCAGAAGTTGTTGATCTGGTAGTAATCGGAAGCGGACTAATTGCATCAATTGGCTGGAACTTGTTAACATGGTGGTGGGGAATTCCTTCAAGCTCTTCACACACGTTAGTTGGTGGTTTTGTTGGTGCAGCAATTGCAAAAGCCGGTATTGGTTCAATTTTTCTTCCGGAAGTAATAAAGATTATCGCATTTATTTTTATTGCTCCATTAGTTGGAATTGTAACTTCTGTTTTCTTTTCAATTATCACACTGCATCTCTGTAAAAATATGAATCCGTATTCGGTGGATAAATATTTCAGAAAACTTCAGCTAATATCGTCCGCTGCATATAGTCTTGGGCATGGTTCAAACGATGCACAAAAGATGATGGGAATTATTTTTGTTGCGCTTGTTTCCACCGGACATCTGAATGTTCATGATGAAATTCCGTTATGGATTGTTTTATCCTGCTATGCAGCAATTGCATTGGGAACGCTTTCGGGCGGATGGAGAATTGTAAAAACGATGGGACAAAAAATAACAAAGCTTCATCCCTTTGAAGGATTCAGCGCTGAAACAGCCGGAGCAGTTACTTTGTTTGGAACAGCATTAGCTGGCATTCCGGTAAGTACAACACATACAATTACGGGCTCTATTATCGGAGCCGGAATAACAAAAAGATTATCTGCAGTAAGATGGAAAGTAACTTATAAGTTAATCTGGGCGTGGGTACTAACGATTCCGGTATCAGCAGTTTTAGCGATGATTATTTATGAAATTGCTGTATATTTTCTTCAATAG
- a CDS encoding DUF47 family protein, with amino-acid sequence MIKAFLPKEEKYYDDFREMISHIQQMAKYTEQLFADELIDKNHYLNIKPLELRCDEISSRIVKRLNKTFITPFDREDIFALAKRMDDISDMLLGVAARIETFNITKKIQHADILAAIVHKQVQELVTAIQDLKEKRINEIKAVKDLESEADQVYRNAIQGLFTNEKDAIELIKKKEILDLLERTSDRCQSVANIILSIFIKNS; translated from the coding sequence ATGATCAAAGCCTTCCTGCCTAAAGAAGAAAAATATTATGACGATTTCAGAGAAATGATTTCACACATACAGCAAATGGCAAAATACACCGAGCAGCTTTTTGCTGATGAACTTATCGACAAAAATCACTATCTGAATATTAAACCATTAGAGCTAAGATGCGATGAAATTTCGTCAAGAATTGTTAAAAGGCTGAATAAAACTTTTATTACTCCATTCGATAGAGAAGATATCTTTGCTCTGGCAAAAAGAATGGATGATATAAGCGATATGCTGCTCGGAGTTGCCGCAAGAATTGAAACATTCAACATAACAAAAAAAATTCAGCATGCAGATATTCTCGCCGCTATTGTCCACAAACAAGTACAGGAACTTGTCACAGCAATCCAGGATTTAAAAGAAAAACGGATTAATGAGATTAAAGCTGTAAAAGATCTGGAATCCGAAGCTGATCAGGTTTACCGGAATGCAATACAAGGTCTCTTCACTAATGAGAAAGATGCTATTGAACTCATAAAGAAAAAAGAAATACTTGATCTGCTGGAAAGAACTTCCGATCGCTGCCAATCGGTGGCTAACATCATTCTTTCAATTTTTATTAAGAACTCATAG
- a CDS encoding glycine--tRNA ligase: MSNKNNNQDNLLEKIVSLSKRRGFVFQSSEIYGGLNGCWDYGPLGVELLNNIKSEWWKAMTYREDIEGIDASILMHPRVWEASGHVENFTDPMIDCKQCKARFRLDVLGDSYADKKKEKAIQELKENLKSDERLLKLVDEKISNAGQENPFTLLLEDAEISKLLLAQLNCPQCGNKGTFTDARKFNLMFKTFIGPMEDSTAVVYLRPETAQGIFVNFLNVQGSSRQKLPFGIAQIGKAFRNEINTKNFLFRTREFEQMEMQYFVKDGEDKKFYDYWKAERLDWFKRMGMTPTKLRYHDHPADKLAHYAKEAVDIEYEFPFGWGEIEGIHNRTNYDLSRHEEFSGKSLKYFDEQTKEKFIPFIIETSAGASRSFMAFLVDAYYEEEVNGELRSVLKFHPRLAPIKAAIFPLVNKDGMPEIARKIETDLRKSFRVFYDDKGAVGRRYRRQDEAGTPFCITVDTQTLEDQTVTVRERDTMVQERVGIDKLSIYLLKKLHTA, translated from the coding sequence ATCTCTAACAAGAATAACAACCAGGATAATTTATTAGAAAAAATCGTTTCTTTGTCGAAAAGAAGAGGATTTGTTTTTCAATCAAGTGAAATTTACGGCGGACTTAACGGCTGCTGGGATTACGGACCGCTCGGTGTTGAACTTCTGAACAACATTAAAAGTGAGTGGTGGAAAGCAATGACTTATCGCGAAGATATTGAAGGAATTGATGCTTCTATTTTAATGCACCCGAGAGTCTGGGAAGCTTCAGGTCACGTTGAGAATTTTACTGACCCAATGATTGATTGCAAACAATGTAAAGCTCGATTCAGACTTGATGTACTTGGCGATTCGTATGCCGATAAGAAAAAAGAAAAAGCAATTCAGGAGTTGAAAGAAAATTTAAAGTCAGATGAAAGACTTTTAAAATTAGTTGATGAAAAAATCAGTAATGCTGGTCAGGAAAATCCTTTCACTCTTTTACTTGAAGATGCAGAGATTTCAAAACTTCTTCTTGCACAATTGAATTGTCCTCAATGCGGAAACAAAGGAACATTCACCGATGCAAGAAAATTCAATTTGATGTTTAAAACATTTATCGGACCGATGGAAGATAGTACAGCCGTTGTTTACCTCCGCCCGGAAACTGCACAAGGAATTTTTGTAAACTTTTTGAATGTGCAAGGATCATCACGACAAAAACTTCCTTTCGGAATTGCACAGATTGGGAAAGCATTCCGTAATGAGATAAATACAAAAAACTTTCTTTTCCGTACGCGCGAGTTTGAACAGATGGAGATGCAATACTTTGTTAAAGATGGTGAAGACAAAAAATTTTATGATTACTGGAAAGCAGAAAGACTTGATTGGTTTAAAAGAATGGGAATGACTCCAACAAAATTACGTTACCACGATCATCCGGCTGATAAGCTTGCTCATTATGCAAAAGAAGCTGTTGATATAGAATATGAATTTCCATTCGGATGGGGAGAGATTGAAGGAATTCACAACAGAACAAATTATGACTTAAGCAGACACGAAGAGTTCTCCGGCAAATCATTAAAATATTTTGATGAGCAGACGAAAGAAAAATTTATTCCTTTCATAATTGAAACATCAGCAGGTGCAAGCAGATCATTTATGGCATTTTTAGTTGATGCTTATTATGAAGAAGAAGTAAATGGAGAGCTTCGCTCCGTTCTTAAATTCCATCCGAGACTTGCACCAATAAAAGCCGCAATATTTCCTCTTGTTAACAAAGACGGTATGCCTGAAATTGCAAGGAAGATTGAAACCGATTTAAGAAAATCTTTCAGAGTTTTTTATGATGATAAAGGTGCTGTCGGCAGAAGATACCGCAGACAGGATGAAGCCGGAACTCCTTTTTGTATTACAGTTGATACACAAACTCTCGAAGATCAAACTGTAACCGTCCGTGAAAGAGATACAATGGTGCAGGAAAGAGTTGGGATTGATAAGTTGTCAATTTATTTGTTGAAAAAATTACATACTGCTTGA
- the porQ gene encoding type IX secretion system protein PorQ: protein MRSILSSLFIIFVLAGSIAFGQDTYRFMNIDMSARAAALGGSFSTNNDDVDVLFYNPAGMSFLEKNPVSFSFVKHLMDINLFSLAYSTEFENIGRFGTAVKYINYGTFDGADEFGNKTGEFGAGELAFILGYTNEFTENFYYGANAKVIYSSIEDKSSSAIGLDFGVNYEIPNQKMNLAATVLNLGTQLSSYVDTKEDLPLDITIGVSKRLENLPVRLSLDFHQLNKDRDQLYQHLKGFTVGAEFYLSEIFTLRFGYDNEARSDLKVGSSAGIAGFNGGLGVKISEYIFNYGYSSMGSIGAMHRIGLATSI, encoded by the coding sequence ATGAGATCCATACTTTCATCGCTTTTTATCATTTTTGTTTTAGCAGGCTCAATCGCTTTTGGGCAAGATACATACAGATTTATGAATATTGATATGAGCGCCCGAGCAGCAGCACTTGGCGGAAGCTTTTCTACAAATAACGATGATGTTGATGTTCTCTTCTACAATCCTGCTGGTATGAGCTTCCTTGAAAAAAATCCTGTTTCATTTTCCTTTGTAAAACACCTGATGGATATCAATCTTTTCAGCTTAGCTTACTCAACAGAATTTGAAAACATCGGCAGATTCGGAACTGCCGTTAAATATATCAACTATGGAACATTCGATGGTGCTGACGAATTCGGAAACAAGACTGGTGAGTTTGGCGCAGGTGAACTCGCTTTTATCCTTGGCTACACAAATGAATTCACTGAGAATTTTTATTATGGTGCAAATGCAAAAGTAATTTACTCGAGCATTGAGGATAAATCATCAAGTGCAATTGGTCTTGATTTCGGAGTTAATTATGAAATTCCAAACCAAAAAATGAATCTTGCAGCAACTGTACTCAATCTCGGAACACAGCTTTCTTCATACGTTGATACAAAAGAGGATCTTCCGCTTGATATCACAATTGGTGTTTCAAAAAGACTTGAGAATCTTCCGGTTCGTTTGTCACTTGATTTCCATCAGCTTAATAAAGACCGTGATCAACTTTACCAGCATCTGAAGGGTTTTACTGTTGGTGCGGAGTTCTACCTTAGTGAGATTTTTACTTTGAGATTTGGTTATGATAATGAAGCTCGTTCAGATTTGAAAGTTGGATCTTCTGCAGGTATTGCCGGATTCAACGGCGGACTTGGTGTTAAAATATCCGAATACATTTTTAACTACGGATACTCATCAATGGGTTCAATCGGTGCAATGCACAGGATAGGTTTGGCAACATCGATTTAA
- the htpX gene encoding zinc metalloprotease HtpX, with protein MNAVKTVFLMTLMMALFLFIGYYLGGNTGMTIALLFSLLINFGSFWFSDKIVLAMYRAKEVNRESAPKFYDMVERLAQQANLPMPKVYLINDPTPNAFATGRSPQKAAVAATTGILQGLSNDELEGVMAHELAHVKNRDTLISTIAATLVGSISYIAQMAGWAMMFGRSDDREGGGFGGLVLLILSPIMAMLLQMAISRSREFSADRGGAEITGNPLGLASALTKISRGNQMKPVNHSDPATAHMFIINPLAGGGISKLFSTHPPTEERIKRLQAMVR; from the coding sequence TTGAACGCGGTTAAAACAGTATTCTTAATGACATTAATGATGGCTCTTTTCCTGTTTATCGGCTATTATCTTGGCGGTAACACGGGAATGACCATCGCTTTATTATTTTCATTACTTATAAACTTCGGTTCGTTCTGGTTTTCGGATAAAATTGTTCTTGCGATGTACAGAGCAAAAGAAGTCAATCGTGAATCAGCACCAAAGTTTTATGATATGGTTGAAAGATTAGCACAGCAAGCTAATCTTCCGATGCCTAAAGTTTATTTGATAAATGATCCAACTCCGAATGCGTTTGCAACAGGAAGAAGTCCGCAGAAAGCAGCAGTCGCAGCTACAACTGGAATTCTACAAGGATTAAGCAACGATGAACTTGAGGGAGTAATGGCTCACGAACTTGCGCACGTGAAGAACAGAGATACATTGATCAGTACAATCGCAGCAACACTTGTCGGTTCGATTTCTTACATTGCTCAAATGGCGGGATGGGCAATGATGTTTGGCAGAAGTGATGACAGAGAAGGCGGAGGATTTGGTGGATTAGTTCTTTTGATTTTATCCCCGATTATGGCAATGCTTCTACAAATGGCTATTTCACGTTCACGTGAATTTTCTGCAGACAGAGGTGGAGCAGAGATCACCGGAAATCCATTAGGACTTGCTTCTGCACTTACAAAAATTTCAAGAGGAAATCAAATGAAGCCTGTTAATCATTCGGACCCGGCAACGGCACATATGTTTATTATCAATCCGTTAGCTGGTGGTGGAATTTCAAAATTGTTTTCAACTCATCCTCCAACTGAAGAGAGAATTAAAAGATTGCAGGCAATGGTTAGGTAA
- the bamD gene encoding outer membrane protein assembly factor BamD, giving the protein MRKYPLLFITLLAIVWGCSSTRDLSNLSADDRLKYAMQLYQEEDFETAATELEALLLQYPGSSIVDDAQYYLGLCRFFREEYILSAYEFSKLIKNMPASELVADAQFMLAESYYELSPDYTLDQKYTKKAIEEYQAFVDFFPLNDKVAQAETKISEMNDKLARKEFTIASIYEKMDYYTASLKYFDAVVEVYHDTQYAPLALYRKIKLLMDREREDEALKEMRKFVRMYPDDEHFKEVNDLKNSLEAKLKGGFSTN; this is encoded by the coding sequence ATGAGAAAATATCCATTATTATTTATAACACTTTTAGCAATTGTTTGGGGATGTAGTTCGACCCGCGATCTTAGCAATCTGTCAGCAGATGACAGATTAAAATATGCTATGCAGCTTTATCAGGAAGAAGATTTCGAAACCGCAGCTACTGAACTCGAAGCTCTGCTTCTTCAATATCCGGGAAGCAGTATTGTTGATGATGCTCAATATTATCTTGGCTTATGCAGATTTTTTCGTGAAGAATATATACTTTCTGCGTATGAGTTCAGCAAGCTGATAAAAAATATGCCAGCAAGTGAGTTAGTCGCAGATGCTCAGTTTATGCTTGCTGAAAGTTATTATGAACTTTCACCGGATTATACACTCGATCAAAAATATACTAAGAAAGCAATAGAAGAGTATCAGGCTTTTGTGGATTTCTTCCCGTTGAATGACAAAGTTGCACAGGCTGAAACTAAAATTTCTGAAATGAATGATAAACTCGCACGCAAAGAATTTACGATTGCAAGTATTTACGAGAAGATGGATTACTATACTGCTTCACTAAAATATTTTGATGCAGTCGTTGAAGTTTACCACGATACACAATATGCACCTTTAGCACTTTATCGCAAAATAAAATTACTTATGGACAGAGAGAGAGAAGACGAAGCTTTGAAAGAGATGAGAAAGTTTGTTCGTATGTATCCTGATGATGAACATTTCAAAGAAGTGAATGATTTAAAAAATTCACTCGAAGCAAAACTTAAAGGAGGCTTTTCCACTAATTAA
- a CDS encoding acyl-CoA thioesterase: MNVRKVSESQITMTELVLPHHTNQLGTLFGGQLMYWIDMCASLSAEKITGRVCVTASVDKVDFLHPVKLGDAVTLLSSVNRVFNTSLEIGVKVFAQNFKEGTVKHTNSAYLTFVNVDQQGKPVKAVEAVPETNEQKRRFNEALIRRENRLKSRSVEK, encoded by the coding sequence ATGAACGTCAGGAAAGTTAGTGAATCTCAGATTACGATGACCGAGCTGGTTCTTCCTCATCATACTAATCAGTTAGGAACCCTGTTCGGCGGACAATTGATGTATTGGATAGATATGTGTGCTTCACTTAGTGCCGAAAAAATTACCGGACGAGTTTGTGTTACTGCTTCAGTTGATAAAGTAGATTTTCTTCATCCTGTAAAACTTGGCGATGCTGTTACACTTCTTTCATCAGTTAACAGGGTTTTTAATACTTCGCTGGAAATCGGAGTAAAAGTATTTGCACAAAACTTCAAAGAGGGTACGGTTAAACATACTAATTCAGCTTATCTGACTTTTGTAAATGTTGATCAGCAAGGTAAGCCTGTTAAAGCAGTAGAAGCTGTACCGGAAACAAATGAACAAAAAAGACGATTTAATGAGGCGCTCATCAGGAGAGAAAATAGGCTCAAAAGCAGATCTGTTGAAAAATAG
- a CDS encoding VCBS repeat-containing protein produces MRRSSGEKIGSKADLLKNSFILFFLLFQTLSFSQVPINGFCFRNDYTIPKGYNQIISADLNLNGRSELILYSPAQKHIGVLSGMPEDTVFNDLETKFEIFQLKHLKNKTSSNNLFAVVERKQRKISVVNIYVDSISGKLAEISFDSYPENIVTGDIDLNGIEEILVYGSGFDGLSLLYRAEDGIGERKIVTGTSFSEAVFIDLNDDGYPDVAAFDILDNSLRFFLNNTKGVFRATRTIPYSEKIKSLESYDLNNDGFAEIIYAINNQLEILYGDYQSAFNQKKVLKLGDKPVSLLIGDFNGDKYPGIIYLVSNGILNVTIGKNGLEFFEPIHLLKETSLLAFTRFKSESKNHIACLTQEGELILFSSGYFNGQDQNIFFAIEANTVKKFDFENDGIPDIAVVDKYDNLLKLILNNSAAVPTKYYSIPLAEDHSEILIDEFFSFRKIFYCYSKGAPLLEVFRYNFRTDKLNRKQLYAPGELLDVAFQRIDSSFVNIFVLYEKNAKMYLGKFENRDVSITFKEYPFIDRNVIAAELFITDEPVVYYWKSENDKLEFNSAVIKSGPHEFKTHLIVPKTSETQVDLYGADFYDNEYPSVVSVVQSESEEYLIVVTAGSVDISKQIREFSGNNKLKFGRAFFGEISIKGIINFTVNSSNDNYIYKLIYRQIDKAFSLKQIIKAENVSDYFFARLDKKNYFLVYSNNKEGCISIKSLKK; encoded by the coding sequence ATGAGGCGCTCATCAGGAGAGAAAATAGGCTCAAAAGCAGATCTGTTGAAAAATAGTTTCATTTTATTTTTTTTATTATTTCAAACTCTATCCTTCAGCCAGGTTCCGATTAATGGATTTTGTTTTCGGAATGATTACACAATTCCCAAAGGTTATAATCAAATTATTTCTGCTGATCTGAATTTAAATGGCAGAAGTGAATTAATCCTGTATTCACCTGCACAAAAACATATTGGTGTACTATCAGGTATGCCTGAAGACACGGTATTCAATGATTTGGAAACAAAATTTGAAATCTTTCAACTTAAACATCTGAAGAATAAAACAAGCTCAAATAATCTTTTTGCTGTTGTAGAGCGCAAGCAAAGAAAAATTTCAGTGGTTAATATTTATGTTGACTCCATATCAGGAAAGCTGGCAGAGATTTCGTTCGATTCATATCCTGAAAATATTGTTACAGGTGATATTGATTTGAATGGCATTGAAGAGATTCTCGTCTATGGAAGCGGGTTTGATGGGCTCTCACTGCTTTATAGAGCTGAAGATGGAATAGGTGAAAGAAAAATTGTAACCGGTACAAGTTTCAGTGAAGCTGTCTTTATTGATTTGAATGATGATGGATATCCGGATGTTGCTGCATTTGATATTCTTGATAATTCTCTTCGGTTCTTTTTAAATAATACGAAAGGTGTTTTTCGTGCAACGCGTACAATCCCGTACTCCGAAAAAATAAAATCGCTGGAAAGTTATGATCTGAACAACGATGGTTTTGCAGAAATTATTTACGCAATAAATAATCAGTTAGAAATTTTGTATGGTGATTATCAATCTGCCTTTAACCAGAAGAAAGTTCTGAAACTTGGTGATAAACCTGTTTCACTATTAATTGGTGATTTTAACGGTGATAAATATCCTGGCATTATCTATTTAGTTTCAAATGGTATTTTGAATGTAACTATTGGTAAAAATGGTTTGGAATTTTTTGAACCGATTCATTTGTTAAAGGAAACTTCATTACTGGCTTTCACAAGGTTTAAATCTGAATCTAAAAATCACATTGCCTGTTTAACTCAGGAAGGAGAGCTTATCCTTTTCAGTTCAGGATATTTTAACGGGCAGGATCAGAATATTTTTTTTGCTATTGAAGCTAATACAGTAAAAAAATTTGATTTTGAAAATGATGGCATCCCCGATATAGCAGTAGTTGATAAATATGATAACCTTTTAAAGTTAATCCTGAACAATTCTGCTGCAGTACCAACAAAATATTATTCAATCCCGTTAGCCGAAGATCACAGTGAAATTCTTATTGATGAATTTTTCAGCTTCAGAAAAATTTTTTATTGCTATTCAAAAGGAGCTCCGCTGCTTGAAGTGTTCAGATACAATTTCAGAACTGATAAATTAAACAGGAAGCAGCTTTATGCACCGGGAGAATTGCTCGATGTAGCTTTCCAGCGGATTGACAGTTCTTTCGTGAATATTTTTGTATTGTATGAGAAAAATGCAAAAATGTATTTGGGAAAATTTGAAAATCGTGATGTAAGTATAACTTTCAAAGAATATCCTTTTATTGACAGGAATGTGATTGCCGCCGAACTTTTCATAACAGATGAACCTGTTGTTTACTATTGGAAATCCGAAAATGATAAGCTTGAATTTAATTCGGCTGTAATCAAATCCGGTCCGCACGAATTTAAAACGCATTTAATAGTACCAAAGACAAGTGAAACTCAGGTTGATCTGTATGGAGCAGATTTTTACGACAATGAATATCCATCCGTAGTAAGCGTAGTTCAAAGTGAAAGTGAAGAGTATTTAATTGTAGTCACCGCAGGCAGTGTGGATATATCCAAACAAATAAGAGAATTTAGTGGAAATAATAAACTTAAATTTGGACGTGCATTTTTTGGTGAAATCTCAATTAAAGGGATTATTAATTTTACAGTAAATAGTTCTAATGATAATTATATTTACAAACTGATTTATCGGCAGATTGATAAAGCATTTTCACTAAAACAAATCATTAAAGCTGAAAATGTGTCTGATTACTTTTTCGCAAGACTCGATAAGAAAAATTATTTTTTAGTTTATTCAAATAATAAAGAAGGCTGCATATCAATAAAATCACTCAAAAAATAA
- a CDS encoding ABC transporter ATP-binding protein, whose amino-acid sequence MSNYSIQSQNLSKLFGRRLIFKDINFNWMENGIFGISGPNGSGKSTLVKIVAGLISASSGKLIHKNSIGEIIPEQIHNHIGFVSPYLVLYEEFSAWENLKIFSQIRGVPFNEERILFYLKQFLLDSRKNDLVKTYSSGMKQRLKFIFALMHSPEVLIFDEPTSNLDEEGKKVVYDIVREEGKSRIVVIASNEERDLELCHEKILLENFKTIERR is encoded by the coding sequence ATGAGTAATTACTCAATCCAATCTCAAAATCTTTCCAAACTCTTCGGAAGAAGATTAATTTTTAAAGACATTAATTTTAATTGGATGGAGAATGGAATCTTTGGAATCTCAGGTCCAAATGGTTCAGGAAAATCTACTCTAGTAAAAATTGTTGCCGGACTCATTAGTGCTTCATCAGGCAAACTGATTCATAAAAATTCAATTGGCGAAATAATTCCGGAACAGATTCATAATCATATCGGTTTTGTTTCTCCCTATTTGGTTTTATACGAAGAATTTTCTGCGTGGGAAAATTTGAAAATATTTTCACAGATCCGTGGAGTTCCATTTAATGAGGAGCGAATATTATTTTATTTAAAACAATTTTTGCTCGATTCAAGAAAAAATGATCTTGTAAAAACCTATTCATCGGGAATGAAACAGAGGTTGAAATTCATTTTTGCTTTAATGCATTCTCCTGAAGTTCTGATTTTTGATGAACCAACTTCCAATCTTGATGAAGAAGGAAAAAAAGTTGTGTACGATATTGTTCGAGAAGAAGGAAAATCAAGAATCGTTGTAATCGCTTCAAATGAAGAACGGGATTTAGAATTGTGCCACGAAAAAATATTATTGGAAAATTTTAAAACAATAGAACGCAGGTGA
- a CDS encoding ABC transporter permease, producing the protein MKPYSLFKKDFHSEMRTRYAINSLAMFIIVAISVILFSIGNETITESLTGGLFWVVIFFTAMSGLSRAFVSEEERGTTLTLQLIASPSTVFSGKLIFNLILVFCMNLVIAILYSALFEKFVIQNFPLFLLTFILGNIGLAVSSTIIAAIIAKAGAKGTLYPVLSFPILLPLILTCVQLTLFSIDGTSFEESKFELAIVVGYDVIMLTASYMLFDFIWKD; encoded by the coding sequence TTGAAACCATACTCATTATTTAAAAAAGATTTTCACTCAGAGATGAGAACTCGTTATGCGATAAACTCGCTAGCGATGTTTATCATTGTTGCCATTAGTGTTATTCTTTTCTCCATCGGGAATGAAACCATAACTGAAAGTTTAACCGGCGGACTTTTCTGGGTCGTAATTTTCTTTACCGCAATGTCCGGACTTTCAAGAGCTTTTGTTTCTGAGGAAGAAAGAGGAACAACTCTCACACTTCAACTAATTGCTTCTCCTTCCACAGTATTTTCCGGCAAACTGATTTTTAATCTGATTCTCGTCTTTTGTATGAACTTAGTAATTGCCATTCTCTATTCAGCGTTGTTCGAAAAGTTCGTTATTCAAAATTTTCCTCTTTTCTTATTAACGTTTATACTTGGAAATATTGGACTTGCTGTTTCATCAACTATTATTGCTGCCATTATTGCAAAAGCTGGTGCAAAAGGAACTCTTTATCCCGTTCTCTCATTTCCGATTTTATTACCTTTGATTCTTACCTGTGTACAATTAACTTTGTTCTCAATCGATGGTACAAGCTTTGAAGAATCTAAGTTTGAATTAGCAATAGTTGTTGGTTACGATGTAATTATGCTTACCGCATCTTATATGTTGTTCGATTTTATATGGAAAGATTAA
- the ccsA gene encoding cytochrome c biogenesis protein CcsA: MIWKILLFLLLAFVSIAGIAFPIVEKPSAWYEFPFIPGLEENAKIIFFHVPTAWLTVIAFLMSTIFSFRYLRTKNLDEDAKAYSAAQLGMIFCILATVTGAVWAKFAWGQFWSWDPRQTSIFAILLIYGALFALRSSIESEDKRATLSSVYSLIAFVTVPFFIFIMPRIMKGLHPGSIPTNPGEEQVSPVIDFKMNSNMQLIFFLSLIGFTVLYFWMWRVGYRSIIIKDKLNKQLTGQSAS; this comes from the coding sequence ATGATCTGGAAAATTCTATTATTCTTACTTTTAGCATTTGTATCAATAGCAGGAATTGCATTTCCAATTGTTGAGAAACCGAGTGCGTGGTACGAATTTCCATTCATTCCCGGGCTTGAAGAAAACGCAAAAATTATATTCTTTCACGTTCCGACCGCATGGCTTACAGTGATTGCTTTTCTTATGTCAACAATCTTCAGTTTCAGATATCTTAGAACTAAAAATCTTGATGAAGACGCAAAAGCATATTCAGCAGCTCAGCTCGGTATGATTTTCTGTATTCTTGCTACTGTTACTGGTGCCGTTTGGGCAAAATTTGCATGGGGACAATTCTGGAGCTGGGATCCAAGACAAACAAGTATCTTTGCGATTTTATTAATCTATGGAGCTTTGTTTGCTCTACGTTCTTCAATTGAATCTGAAGATAAAAGAGCAACACTTTCTTCAGTCTATTCATTGATAGCTTTTGTAACAGTTCCATTTTTTATATTCATTATGCCGAGGATAATGAAAGGGCTTCATCCGGGATCAATACCAACAAATCCAGGTGAAGAACAAGTTAGCCCGGTAATAGATTTTAAAATGAATTCGAATATGCAGTTAATATTTTTCCTTTCATTAATTGGGTTTACAGTTTTATACTTTTGGATGTGGAGAGTTGGTTACAGATCAATAATCATTAAAGATAAACTTAATAAACAATTAACCGGTCAATCAGCAAGTTAA
- a CDS encoding CcmD family protein, whose protein sequence is MIIVLIVWVGIFFYMFTLDKRLKNIEKELSGDKK, encoded by the coding sequence ATGATAATTGTTCTTATAGTTTGGGTTGGAATATTTTTCTATATGTTCACACTCGATAAAAGATTAAAAAATATTGAAAAAGAATTAAGCGGAGATAAAAAATGA